A genomic segment from Streptomyces sp. NBC_01233 encodes:
- a CDS encoding helix-turn-helix transcriptional regulator encodes MTTVAHGSDVRRHELAEFLRSRRERITPEQVGLVRGPRRRTPGLRREEVAHLSSVGVTWYTWLEQARAIQVSGQVLDAVARALLLDVSERAHLFALAGGQDPAPPTVCPSVTPAVRTLLDQLGPIPACVQNSRYDILAYNATYGRLLGDMDGMRPEDRNCMWLAFTDPQFRAAVVDLPATHRLMAAKFRAAMAEHLTEPAWNALLARLEGASAEFREVWARHEVVGQSSKSKYIRNAHVGLLHVEHTNLWLGPGTGPRLVSYVPLDRETRERLEQLEHLAGSRDTAPVEVDAYRAGG; translated from the coding sequence ATGACCACCGTGGCCCATGGAAGCGACGTCCGCCGGCACGAGCTGGCGGAGTTCCTGCGCAGCCGTCGAGAGCGGATCACCCCCGAACAGGTCGGACTGGTGCGCGGGCCGCGTCGGCGCACCCCGGGGCTGCGGCGCGAGGAGGTCGCGCACCTGTCGTCGGTGGGCGTGACCTGGTACACGTGGCTGGAGCAGGCGCGCGCCATCCAGGTGTCGGGGCAGGTGCTGGACGCGGTCGCGCGGGCACTGCTGCTCGACGTGAGCGAACGGGCGCACCTGTTCGCGCTGGCCGGCGGTCAGGACCCGGCGCCGCCCACGGTGTGCCCCAGCGTGACTCCCGCCGTGCGGACCCTGCTCGACCAGCTGGGGCCCATTCCGGCGTGCGTCCAGAACAGCCGGTACGACATCCTCGCGTACAACGCGACGTACGGGCGGCTGCTCGGGGACATGGACGGGATGCGGCCGGAGGACCGCAACTGCATGTGGCTCGCCTTCACCGATCCGCAGTTCCGGGCGGCCGTGGTCGACCTGCCGGCCACCCACCGGCTCATGGCGGCGAAGTTCCGGGCGGCGATGGCAGAGCACCTGACGGAGCCTGCCTGGAATGCGCTCCTGGCGCGTCTGGAGGGGGCGTCGGCGGAGTTCCGGGAGGTGTGGGCGCGCCACGAGGTGGTCGGGCAGAGCTCGAAGTCGAAGTACATCCGCAACGCGCACGTGGGCCTGCTGCACGTGGAGCACACCAACCTGTGGCTCGGACCGGGAACGGGGCCGCGGCTCGTGTCGTACGTACCGCTGGACCGGGAGACGCGCGAGCGCCTGGAACAGCTGGAGCACCTCGCCGGCTCCCGGGACACGGCTCCTGTGGAGGTCGATGCGTACCGCGCCGGCGGCTGA
- a CDS encoding MFS transporter: MTDTHVRTPAAPPVSAAGPSVPHLSGAGLFTVLLGAALPLIDFFIVNVALPSIEHDLSAGPALLELVVGGYGVAYAVLLVLGGRVGDSLGRRRLFLVGMAAFGVTSLACGLAPNAWSLVAARIAQGAASALMLPQVLATIQATTEGPRRARAMSLYGATAGLSMVAGQILGGVLVAADLAGTGWRAVFLVNVPVVLLGLVLAVRTVPDTRAGRPEAVDVPGTLLLALSLVSLLLPLTEGRAAGWPLWTWLSLGVFPVAAAAFYLVERRADRRGRTPLVPPSLLRLESLRRGLLLLLPFSTGFSGFMFVLAVALQQGLGMGPVTAGLTLVPMALAFFAASLAGPRLVTRFGSRVVTVGGVVQAAGIALLLATLRYGWPDLGPGALAPGVFLAGLGQGLQLPVLMRLMLSDVPADRAGVGSGVMITAQQSALALGVATLGSLFLALAPTAGLREAVGTTLLVQLALIALTVLLSLRLPRMR, encoded by the coding sequence GTGACCGATACCCACGTACGAACCCCCGCCGCGCCGCCCGTTTCCGCGGCCGGGCCCTCCGTCCCTCACCTGAGCGGCGCGGGCCTGTTCACCGTCCTGCTGGGGGCCGCTCTACCCCTGATCGACTTCTTCATCGTCAACGTCGCGCTGCCGTCGATCGAGCACGACCTCTCCGCCGGACCGGCGCTGCTGGAGCTGGTCGTCGGCGGGTACGGCGTCGCCTACGCCGTCCTGCTGGTCCTCGGCGGGCGCGTCGGCGACAGCCTCGGCCGCCGCCGGCTCTTCCTCGTCGGCATGGCCGCCTTCGGAGTCACCTCGCTCGCCTGCGGCCTCGCCCCGAACGCCTGGAGCCTCGTCGCCGCCCGGATCGCCCAGGGCGCGGCCTCCGCGCTCATGCTGCCGCAGGTGCTCGCCACCATCCAGGCCACCACCGAAGGCCCGCGCCGGGCCCGGGCCATGAGTCTGTACGGAGCCACCGCGGGCCTGTCCATGGTCGCCGGGCAGATCCTCGGCGGCGTCCTGGTCGCCGCGGACCTCGCCGGAACCGGCTGGCGCGCGGTGTTCCTGGTCAACGTTCCCGTCGTGCTCCTGGGGCTGGTGCTGGCCGTGCGCACGGTCCCCGACACCCGCGCGGGCCGGCCCGAGGCCGTGGACGTACCGGGCACCCTGCTGCTCGCCCTGTCGCTGGTCTCGCTGCTGCTGCCGCTGACCGAGGGCAGGGCCGCCGGCTGGCCGCTGTGGACCTGGCTCTCACTCGGCGTGTTCCCCGTTGCCGCCGCCGCGTTCTACCTGGTCGAGCGCCGGGCCGACCGCCGGGGCCGCACTCCGCTGGTGCCGCCGAGCCTGCTGAGACTGGAGTCGCTGCGGCGCGGCCTGCTCCTGCTGCTGCCGTTCTCGACCGGCTTCAGCGGCTTCATGTTCGTCCTCGCCGTGGCCCTCCAACAAGGCCTGGGAATGGGCCCGGTGACGGCCGGTCTGACGCTGGTGCCGATGGCCCTGGCCTTCTTCGCGGCCTCCCTGGCCGGGCCGCGCCTGGTCACCCGCTTCGGCAGCCGGGTCGTCACCGTCGGCGGCGTCGTCCAGGCAGCCGGCATCGCCCTCCTGCTGGCCACCCTGCGCTACGGATGGCCGGACCTCGGGCCGGGAGCACTCGCTCCGGGCGTGTTCCTGGCGGGCCTGGGCCAGGGACTCCAACTGCCCGTGCTGATGCGTCTGATGCTGTCGGACGTGCCGGCCGACCGGGCGGGGGTGGGCAGCGGCGTCATGATCACCGCCCAGCAGTCCGCCCTGGCGCTCGGCGTCGCCACACTGGGCAGCCTCTTCCTGGCCCTGGCCCCGACGGCCGGCCTGCGCGAGGCGGTCGGTACCACCTTGCTGGTACAACTCGCCCTGATCGCCCTGACCGTCCTGCTCAGCCTCCGCCT